Genomic window (Mya arenaria isolate MELC-2E11 chromosome 16, ASM2691426v1):
gaaaaaacaacaatgtttaatCAGGTATGAAGCTTTTAAACATCGATCGCAAAAACAGACCTGTGCAATATATTGTACATCATGATTACGCTACAGCAATATTCTTACACGAGTCAAGTGAAGATGCTTTGGAATAAGCTGGCTctaaaaatatttctatgatCGTGATGAATTAACTGCTCATCTTGAgtacattgaataaaataatcGGATTTTTTACATGTTACACGAATTCGTGTAATTTATGTCATTagttctattttcatttttcaagcgaaaggaaataaaaaaatatgaatgacaATGTGCATACAATTATGTACAAGGCTGCTTCATATATGTAGCGAAATATATGCCCTTGTGCAAAAGCTTCTTGAAACTGAAAATCATGACACTATCCATAACATTTACAAAAGTAATAACACTTTTCTAAATGTTTCAATCTATATTCCTTATGCGCGAATCTAGTTATTTCCCGCGGGTGGTGGGTCTCGTCTCCCTCGAAAATAGTCTATGAACTTGGGGATAAGTTCATACTTTATGACAATGAACGTTAAACCAGCAACAGCGACTGTCGTATATACTTTAGGCTAGAAAGATacaattgaaatgtttaagatTTTTAATTGGAATCATATATGTAGGACCTATGTCGTATAGGTGTGTAAAATGCCACATAGAAGCAATCAGACGTTGCATTAAACAGACACATATTAATCATGTCATAATTGACTACAAACATGCAATGGAGCAACAATGGAAAACTACTCACATGCCTTCTGCATGAGTCAGCAACAGTCGTTATAGGTATAACGACCATGTCCATTGCACCTAGAGCAATAGTTTTCAGTCGTTGTTCAACCTCGGCAGAAAAACCATCATGGTGTTTAAGAAGGTTTATGTCCGTGGGTCCATAATAGACTATTTCTGtgacagaaaataatatttttttttagattgagTCGTCTATAATAACAactaaaaattatatcaaagaaaatacAAAGCATAGAAATGTAATCATAATTAGATCACGCTCACTCCTATCCTTAAAATTACCATTTGTCATATACCATGAACACATTGTGAAACAATGCTGTTGAATTATCGTGTATGATAATCCAAAAATCGAAAACGATTCTGGCGGtccctcactcactcactcactcactcactcactcactcactcactcactcactcactcactcactcactcactcactcactcactcactcactcactcactcactcactcactcactcactcactcactcactcactcactcactcacccacTCACTCACTCCCACACTTATTAtcacaaaaatgtatgtttagaaataaaatgaatatcaacatatttcattattttgcaatatgtgGGATCCACACGAAGACATTCAGTTCAGTTTCTGGTCTACTAATACATGTCATAGGAATAGTTTCATACACTATTGTTCTTTCAAATTCTGAACAGCGACGTAGACACAATAAGCTTTATCTGCAATTTTAACAGCTGTGAAAGTTGTTTGTAGGTGATCGGTGCGTTGTTTTTATTCAGAGGCCAATCAGATAACAGCTCTTTATCATAtttcaagtgttgttttattttgaggtTTCGCCTATTTCTTTTCGGTTTTAACACgtttaaacatgaactattGACACACAATTTAAACGTATTTATAACAACGGCAACCTATACAgtttcaaatgttcatgttttgaaattgaaccctgaaatgtttggtattttaaataaaacggaAGCAAAGAATTATCGCGCCATGATATATAACTTCTACACAGTCAGCCATCATGGACTACAATTATTGAATCAATGCTTAAATATGCCATGCTATTCCTAAAATACTATTGGTAAGTAcgtatataaatatgattagATTTGTTTTGTGgaattttacaatacatatatttattttaccgCATAAATATTATTACGTATGTGCTTTTATTTGctattatgtgttttattttgaatgaaatgctTGTATTTAGGTTACAAATATAAGGCACCATCTGCGCCAAGGAATAATTTTGCGCACATTGTAAATTGCTTTATCTTAATCACCTAGCCTAGGTTAGATCTccgatatataataataataataataataataataataataataataataataataataataaaaataataataatagttattataataataaatatatcaataataataacaataataataataataataataataataataataataataataataatagataattataataattatcataataataataatcataataataataacaagtaCAGACAAACATTTCAGAGGCAATGTTAAAGCAACcacttttataaacataatagaaTTGTTGTTACCTTTCATTTTTCGTTTATTCACAGACATGTTTCTCGAGAAATCTAACACGATTTGTTCCactgtttttaaagcaaaaacgCGAGGCAGTCAGTGCTCCGAATGCCTTTGGAATGAAATTATGCCATAAGCTTACAACAAAACGATTGTTATTCAATTCGTTCTTTACTTTGGAACGTATCCAATGTTTGGCCATTTACAAATAGAAACCAGCCTTGCAGACATAGGCACTCAAAAAGCCACAGAACAATATGGTTTATAATTCAGGACACTCATATCAAGTTCAGCAGTGATTGCAGTAACGGTTGAAAGGAGGCATAGACGCTTCAATGTGACATTTATGTTAACAAAAGCACTATTTTCTTGTTACAACGCTTAAAATTTTGGACCAGCTATGTCACGCCGTTACGAGAAGAAGTGGGGGAGGTTACCTTAGTGGAGAAAAAACGTTTGATCGTAGTGGTGAAAACAACCAgatgttaaaaaatcattaaagtaaTCGAGAAATggcaatgtttttaaagttacCTTTTAATTAATCGCTTTAACTCGTAACGGTTGAACATGGcgcttttattttgtatatctttatCTCAAACtgaatgacaaaataaatatacatgtaacgTATTATTTTAGCAATATGAATTAGCATTTTTGCGATCCGTTTCTTGTTTGCAAAATGATTATCTTAACCACGgaataaattaagaaataacataaattatttgttacacaacacattttcttcaagtCATCAATCGACGTATAGTTCCAGCTTTGCCTGAGACctatttgacatattttgggTATGGTTTCCCAAGTTGTTTTCAGATGACATGAGTGGAAAACAAATTATGCAATCTCTAGTGTATATATATGGGTCACTTGGATCGAAAATTAGTACACtgtgataaatatatcttttgaaaCGAAGTACGAACGGTTTTATGCTttaattttttcaacaattatagttttcagtgaaataaatctAACTCAGTACAAACTATATTCATTATACATTTGTACTTTTACTACTATTAACGCGgacatttcttttgttttagtAATTACAAGGGTATGACTAAACCTTTGAGGAGCGCACGTTTCAGatactcatcatcatcatcatcatcatcatcatcatcatcatcatcattatcattatcatcatcatcatcatcatcatcatcagcagcagcagcagcatcagcatcatcatcatcatcatcatcatcatcatcattatcatcatcatcagcatccgcatcatcatcatcatcatcatcatcatcatcatcatcatcatcatcatcatcatcagcatcatcatcatcgtcatcatcatcatcatcatcgtcaaaTACAGCCTGACTGTCTCAATTttttaatgtgaaaaaatatatacgGAAGTGTTGTTGGAGGGATGAGGTTTAAATATTCGtttaattattatctttatatgATGATGTGCgcctatatacatatattgtgtTCGATAGTGGAACTGTAGTCAAGAAAGGCATATAACAGGTATATGTTTTTTCCTAACccttaaacaatacattttttgatGGAGTTCTTATTATCAGAAAACAAAAAGTACCCTATTTCCGCAATACATTCGAAGAAACGAACATAATATGCTTTATTTTCGgaaacaaaactgttttgaatAGTTTGATACAGTGAGCATGCGCATGTTTCATTGTCATAGAACGCAAAGGTGCATACATTGAAAGGCATAATAATACACATTGTATACGAGTACGAACGCTTGTAACAGGTAGGAACGGTGTATTAGTCGGTGTTTGCTGCATGTAATACACAAATCGTTGGCCACtacatttaatgttttcaaaGAATCTGTTAAGTTTATGGGACAGTGCAGGCTAGCTATTTAGATTTAAGTTTTGTTGTTAGTTGATCACGAACTAACAATAAAGCTTTGATACATCAAAGTATGATTAAAGAGAAAAAGtgtaaaaatgcatgaaattagTTGATAGAAACAGCAGGCAGACAATGGATGGTTGGGATTTCTGGCATAAGCTGCGCCCAAGTCTTATCAGTTTTATAAGATTAAAATGAATACTGTATCATTTTAGTTTAAGTACAAGTGTGGTAAAACAATGAAACCACATGTGCCAGGATGTGACTTACAACAGCAATCGATTCTGTTGTAGATCTTCACGCTTGAAGTAAATTTATTAGTAAAACGTTATGAATCATGCACTTAAAAAGACTTAAACCTTCTTAGAGGTATACATTTAACAGTAACACTTACTCAACTTTAATTCATTAGAAAGGTTATTatcttccttccttccttccttccttccttccttccttccttccttccttccttccttccttccttccttccttccttccttccttccttccttccttccttccttccttccttccttccttccttccttccttccttccttccttccttccttccttccttccttccttccttccttccttccttccttccttccttccttccttccttccttccttccttcctttattctttccttccttccttccttccttccttcatTTATTCCTTCATTCATTCCTTcctgatggtggtggtgatattAATGTGGTATAAATGGTGCAACGAGCGATCCTCATATGCTTAACCTACCTTTATTGATACTGCAATAATAGAAACGTCCGTCTTATTACGATGTGAATCATCTACCTCTTATTTTTGGagatttctttttatatatgaCACTTTTATAACGATGAAAGTGTAATACAAATAGCTTATACTGAATAACTGATTAttgttacttaaaaataattgtaatactATTTAGATCCTAAAACCGTCCTTAACTTTTCATTAGATATATTTTACACAGTGTACTAGTTTTCGATCCATGTGAcccatttatataataaacattgcgCAATTTTTCTCTTACGTCATCTGCAATAAAATTGGGAAACCATACCGAAAATAGGACGAATTGACGAATCAGGAGGTACCCAAACAATGCGGTTTCGAGCGATATTGGAAGTAAACGTGGAATAATGGCTAGATGAAAAATTGTATTGCTTAACTAattatgtatgttatttatttgattcaagtCGGCGATtaagatattcatattgcaaacagaaaacaaattgCAAGCATACAAATTGATGTTCCTTATTTCATTTGAGtttgcaatattaaaaaatgaacataatagGAACAACAAACGGAAACACCATGTCAAATCGTCACGAGATAAAATGGTGGAATCAACGTAAacaatcatattttaattttcgtttattttcatgatatttctAACGTCGTGTTTACCACCACAATCCAGCGTTTTATCCCACTGCTAACGTTGCCTGTACCGTTGTACCTGGTTACGCTTGGAAACGGTGGGAAAGCTGGTTAAATAATTAAGACGATACTACCAGATAATGCGGCATTTGAAATAAGGTACGACTGTCTTAACGTAACGTTTATGCTAAGGCAGCCATACCTTATTTCAACAGTTTCAGCAATTACCGATCAACATAACATGATTGTTCTGAATTATGAACCACATTGTTCTTTGACTGTATGTTTGCCAACTGATTGCTATTATTTAATTGCCAAACACTTCATACGTTCCAATGTATAATACATAGCCACTTAAATTAAGAGCGCATGTTTGATGTTATCAAATACTTCAGACacttaaatgatttcaaatctGTTCAGGGTAGCAGACATCATCTGATTTAAACCCCAACTGAACTCGTTTTGTAAGTGAAATCGCCTTTCACTGACCATTCTTAGACAGTAATTTCATCTGATATTGATTAAGCTATcttgatgcatgtgtggtctgtaTGTGgcgtaaatatatattttgttcagtGTGTATAGCCTTTGTCTCTAAGTTTGGTCCATCTTGATCTGCTGATTACTTGGCTTTTTCgtgtagtttttattttatttgtgatgTCTATAAATAGAGATTACTAGGTGattgccgtggatggaggaagtttatctggcaaggcggatgAATTTATAGGGTGAACCAACAAAATACGGCACGAACATAGTcctctatttatcctgttactttgattattcaaacaCTATCAAtaaccttaaaattattaaaattatataaaataagggGAACAACTATTTTGTCCCCGTTGACGTCGGCATATTCGGTAACCATTTTTCAACCGCCCCCGAAATAGTTCTCATAAATGTTCAACTTTCTTTAATACGCTTGTAGTCAaaagtaattgcattttaacCCGTCAATATctgtaaaaacataaacaagcGTTAAAACATGCTTAAACATGTatcagtcaccaaacattatctgatgatcTAACAATTATACCACAAGTCACAGACTACAGTACAAATGTTATtgttcaagatcacgagtgtttacaaacaatcgtcaaatgttaaatggatttaattcatgttgatagtgttggatgttcagaactacaccggcaaagagataattcatttctgttggaagtgagattttgtcattcaccacagaaattgAATTAACTATaatcgttgaatgctgcacagTTTTGAGCATTTGCGGTTGGGGAAGTGAACATGTAGATTTCgtggtttttatatttacatagcCCTCAAAtccaacaaaaataaaagcattatcatttttcataatttaagacataactttttaaaaaacaacttttgcTGAACAAGTTTAGGAAATGATGTCAAAAATAAACTGATGCATTGAAACATATCACTTATGAAATAACAATGATGAGTACGAAAATGGATGCGAATAGTTGTTTGATGCTAAACAATAATTGCATTTAGTATAACCTTTTTTCGtaactaaatataacatataatcttTACTAAAATATAATGCGGCAATTATCAATGGCTTCAGCGTGATATCGAGTGGTTATATCATACTTGCTTTGTGCGCTTAATCTTTTCTTGAAAGACACACAATAGCAATTATGGTATTTGCATTCAAATGCCTACAAAGACGGatataaagtttaaatcaaTATCATGAGTGGAAGAGTGTACATTTTTGAATTGTCGAAAGAAATAGTTTTTCGCCACGCAAGTTTTAAACGACGATGATTTACCGATGGTACAATACAAAAACTCGTCAGTATTTGCTAATAATCGAGCGTAACgcacaaaagtaaaaacacactATTAAATTGATATAGGATGACATTGAACTTGGTTATTCGCCTACATTTCTTAACGGAATACATCGATtaattttcttgttttgcaAAACGCCGcttttgttgcaaatgttttGCCTTGTTTATCCAAGTGGCAAACCATTTAAAAAAGACAACTCTTAGGATGTTATTGTAAAAATGAAGCAACATATGGCACTAACGTAATTCctatatatgttattttgttcaCAACTGTGTCGGCAATATCCtataaattaaatgcaaaatggAAGAATAGGGTGTGGGTGATTTAACACCATCTCATTTTCAATCATGTGACTAAGTGTACGCTAATATTACTTTCTCCGCAATCGATTTAAATGAGAGGCTAAActtaaacatcatttataaagagtgttcttttgttttaaacacgCCATGAACCTGACCTCCAATGTAGTGTTTTGACACTAAAATGTCCCGTATTCTAACTGCTAATAACTATTTAACCATATAAGCGTTAgtctttattttgaaaaaaaatattcattttacacaGGGTACTAGTTTTTGTTCcaaatgaactatttatatacTTGAGATTGCGTAACTCTGTTAATTTATTCCCTATTATATCACATGAGCAAAACTTGGGAAACCATTCCTAAAATGGACGTATGTAATCACCTAATTTGTGTTGTTGTGCTAGCGTCAAGAAATAGGTTGCTTAAATGATGCGTTATATTCCATCGTTCATTTTTGCGATAAACTTATACATAGTAGACGTGACAAACAGACAGCAGGCATCGCAATCAGAGAATGCGCCTATCGTATTTGTTAAAACGACTATGTATCCTTTTATCCGTTTCTGCAGTTATTGCTTTAATCCTATGAGTGTTCGGAGTCATATACCATACTGTTATGTGACTTTATGATTTAGTATGTCTGCACTGCTATCAAACATGTATTGTATACTTTCAATGCGAAAAAATGACATATATCTGGATTGAACAATTTCATTCTgtctgaaaaaatgaaattttcattgTTCTAGTTCATTTACTTAATCAACCGGCTGATATACATAGTGTAAGTGAGTGCAATGGGTTTTACCTTGATTTTAATCTgcaaaaatcaatatatcacAAACCACAACTGCGCTACGTGCACCTCTATTTTTTAATAGCCTTGTTTTTCTAAAACCAAACAGGCATATTCAATACAAGAAGGTGGAAGTTATAAAGCGTCTAACTACGAAATCGAAAGAAATAATTTGACCTTTCATAGAATAACATTACTtggttttataaatatcttattttgcAGCGCAGAAAAGTCAAGGAAACAGCAATGTATTCATCTATTTTCTATTAATAAGTATGTACTATAAAATACGCATGTATAcgtaaaatcatttaattataataaactattatgaATCATTCCATAGCAATATGAGAATTTAGTATAATCATCACAATTTACATTGTGTACATTTCACAGCAGTATGATTATGTACAATTTAGATTGGTTCTCTATAGTTTTCTACTATTAATATCAAACCTGAGAAAAGGATTTTGTTAAACTGCGATATTGTCTAAACCAATTATCGAAAAAAACGTGTTTCATTGCTTGTTCATAATTGAACGTTacttgaacaaaaaaatcaattttatcaatacattCGTCTAAAGGCCTCAAGAGGTATCACGCTTTTACTTGCAACGGGCAAATCAATCAGCCTGCAAACAAGCAAAAAAGGCCTTAGTCGACTGCTGGGAATTTCCAAATATCTAAATAAGCCATTAAATAGATACttgtgtttatgtatatgtaagCTTTAATGGGTACACTGTTTAAAAACCTTGGATTCAGATTTAATAATCATTGATTTGATAACAAGGGCATTCTTCCAAttacaatttgaataaaaagtaCAAAATGTATAATCTCATTATATCTATTCCCTTATACACAGCGGAGTCAAGTGCATTTACGTCGATTTGCGAAAGCAGTTTGTTGGTCGACATTGGAGAAATGTATGTTAAGCTTGAGGAAGTACAAAATGATCGACTGCTGTTATAACTGTATTGTCACAATTATGCTTGAAATGAATGTGATCTCATTTCATcttatgtcattgtttataaaaCGGAAGGGTCCCTTAACGGTTTTCCGGGACACCAAAAAGATTGTCTctgaaaatgtattgtaaaaccCGTTTGACAAATCGCACATTGAAATTGTGCCTACACAGTAATTTACTGAGGAACGTTGAGTTTCCAGCTCAAGGGATCGTCtgcttttttaataaaatactatatatagtttaaattgTCGATGCGTGACGTTTAGATTaacattgttaatatatttttcatgaaacgATCTGCTGAAGCAAACACAGTTGAGGGGGTATATATTGGTTTCTAATCCGCTTCACACATTCAAACATGGAGCTAAATGCAGTTCGTAAATCGGTCTTATATATAACACaatgttaaaatagttttgatatG
Coding sequences:
- the LOC128222578 gene encoding uncharacterized protein LOC128222578, with product MSVNKRKMKEIVYYGPTDINLLKHHDGFSAEVEQRLKTIALGAMDMVVIPITTVADSCRRHPKVYTTVAVAGLTFIVIKYELIPKFIDYFRGRRDPPPAGNN